A window from Argopecten irradians isolate NY chromosome 3, Ai_NY, whole genome shotgun sequence encodes these proteins:
- the LOC138318703 gene encoding phosphatidate cytidylyltransferase, mitochondrial-like, whose product MAKFIYPKFGPLNPIYQRVLNSFPGGVQMAFAYGSGVFKQQGQTDVKQNMMDFIFVVDSPYTWHQENLKQNSHHYSSLKRFGPAVISAIQESSAGLYFNPMVPFEDRLIKYGVISNRLMAGDLMHWQSLYVSGRLHKPVMMIKHPEDPAANEALKVNLRSAVHMSLLLLPDKFSEMELFTKIASLSYTGDIRMSFGEDQYKVNNIVNASLDNFRILYKPILSDIAYLHWDNTKKCFEQEYSYSARRYHLDFVPVTVLTKITRYDVDTLDGMRNTLAKDTECNIALQESLEEIVNNSSKKQSFKGIFTGGVFRSSKYGASKFKKWLNSRNK is encoded by the coding sequence GGGTGGAGTGCAGATGGCGTTTGCTTATGGATCTGGTGTTTTTAAACAACAAGGACAAACTgatgtcaaacaaaatatgatggACTTTATCTTTGTTGTTGACAGCCCTTATACATGGCATCAGGAGAATCTGAAACAAAATTCGCACCACTATTCTTCCTTGAAAAGGTTTGGACCAGCTGTTATATCGGCCATTCAGGAATCGTCAGCAGGGCTGTATTTTAATCCAATGGTTCCATTTGAAGACAGGCTTATTAAATACGGTGTTATTAGCAACAGATTAATGGCAGGTGATCTGATGCATTGGCAAAGCCTGTATGTCAGTGGTCGTCTTCATAAACCAGTGATGATGATAAAACATCCAGAGGATCCAGCGGCAAACGAAGCTCTAAAGGTCAATCTCCGAAGTGCTGTCCACATGTCGCTACTCCTTCTTCCAGATAAGTTCTCAGAGATGGAGCTATTCACAAAAATAGCCTCTCTGTCCTATACAGGCGATATTCGGATGTCATTTGGAGAAGACCAATATAAAGTGAACAACATTGTTAATGCTAGTCTAGACAATTTTAGAATTTTGTACAAGCCTATTTTGTCAGATATTGCCTACCTTCATTGGGATAATACAAAGAAATGTTTTGAGCAAGAATACAGCTATTCTGCTCGCCGTTATCATCTAGACTTTGTTCCAGTTACTGTACTGACAAAAATTACTCGCTATGATGTTGATACCTTAGATGGCATGAGAAATACTCTGGCAAAAGATACTGAATGTAATATTGCCTTACAGGAATCCCTTGAGGAAATTGTTAACAATTCCAGCAAGAAACAGAGTTTCAAAGGAATTTTTACAGGAGGTGTGTTCAGATCATCTAAATATGGTGCTAGCAAATTTAAAAAGTGGTTGAACAGTCGGAACAAATAA